Genomic window (Candidatus Baltobacteraceae bacterium):
ATACGCCGACTGCGTTTCAATGATGAAGTGCTGGCCGTCGGTCTTTGCGGTCGTGACCGACTCGTCGGTGAGTCCGAGACCCGCCAGACCGGCCTTGATTTTGTCGGTCGTGGTCGGCTGCGTGAACGCCACGTCGATTTCGGTACCGCCGGTGAACGAGAGGCCCAGGCGTAGCATGTGCGACGGATTGAACCCCTGACCGCCTTGGAAGCCATGATAGACCATGGCGCCGACGCCCAGCGCGATGATGAGGTACGAGATCGTCGAGACGGTCCGGTACCAGCCGACGATATTCCAATTGAGTTTGCGGAAGAACATGGTTTACGCCTCCGCCCCCGATTGACGAGCGAAGATGCCGATCTCGCTGCGTTTGATACCGTAGAGTTCCGGTGAGGTCAGGATCTCGTTGTCCACGAGCACGTCGACGAAGAAGCGCGTGATGAAGACGGCGGTAAAGAGCGAGACGATCGTTCCCCACAGCAGCGTAAACGCGAAACCTTTGACCGTTCCGGTGCCGAACGAGAACAGCACGAAGGCACCGACGATCGTCGTGAAGTGGCTGTCGAAGACCGCCGAGAACGCCCGTTTGAAACCGACGCGCACGGCCGCGCGCATCGACTTGCCGTTCCAGAGTTCTTCCTTGATGCGCTCGAAGATCAGCACATTGGCGTCGACCGCCATACCGATCGAGAGCACGAAGCCGGCGATGCCGGGCAGGGTGAGCGTCGCGTTCGACGCCGCCAAAATTGCGAGCATGATGACGACGTAGATCGCCAGCGCGACGTCGGCCAGGAAGCCCGGCAGGCGGTAGACGACGATCATGAAGACCAGCACGAGGGCGAGGCCCAGCATCGACGCCTTGAGCGACTGCTCTAAATCGATCTTACCGAGCGTCGGTCCGATCGATTCTTTTTCGACGATCTTGATCGTGGCGGGTAACGCGCCGGCGTTGAGCTCGTTGGCCAGCGTAATCGTTTGATCTTGCGTAAACTCGCCCGTGATTTGACCGCTGTCGAAGATCGGGCTTTGAATCGTCGCCGCCGAAACGTAGTGATGATCGAGGAAGATCGCGAGCAGCTTGCCGACGTTGGCGGTCGTCATCTTACCGAACTTGGCGGCATCTTTG
Coding sequences:
- the secD gene encoding protein translocase subunit SecD yields the protein MTWNKLKTPIKALVILALTGLSIWQITPIQSKIHLGLDLQGGARLLLQLYPTADVPQITSQVQAQTREVIDRRINGLGVAEPSISNVGTDRILVELPNVKNPDQAEAVLKQVAVLDYKIIPPEIYQKAEAALAVTQNPSIKGKVKDDAQKYVDTTAYDSSGPVVYTGKELKAAQAGYDQAGRPNITFQTKDAAKFGKMTTANVGKLLAIFLDHHYVSAATIQSPIFDSGQITGEFTQDQTITLANELNAGALPATIKIVEKESIGPTLGKIDLEQSLKASMLGLALVLVFMIVVYRLPGFLADVALAIYVVIMLAILAASNATLTLPGIAGFVLSIGMAVDANVLIFERIKEELWNGKSMRAAVRVGFKRAFSAVFDSHFTTIVGAFVLFSFGTGTVKGFAFTLLWGTIVSLFTAVFITRFFVDVLVDNEILTSPELYGIKRSEIGIFARQSGAEA